One genomic window of Conger conger chromosome 9, fConCon1.1, whole genome shotgun sequence includes the following:
- the LOC133136342 gene encoding GATA zinc finger domain-containing protein 14-like: MSAHPLHRALVPGRCRNNLLIKTLLLISIFAVSSCIYFSRTYNWTTLMMLLDPLSPNKNHLSPNNKHPLAPKNVDPLSPNNKHPLVPNEDLLSLNNKDNISPKNKNKNLSLNKDPLSLNNMDPLYPNNKNLLSPNIEHLSPNNKNLLSPNKDYLSPNKDPLSPIENHLSPNKEAPSPNNKHPLAPNEDLLSPNNKDNISPKNKNHLSLKTKDPLSLNNMGPLSPNKNLLSPNKEHLSPNNKKLMSPKKDPLSRNNMDPLSPNKKNPLAPNEDLLSPNNKENISPKNKNHLSLNTKDPLSLNNMGPLSPNKNLLSPDNEHLSPNNKDPLSPIKDHLSPNKKDPLSPNKHPLSPNKHPLVPKNMDPLSPNNKYSLSPNKNSLSPNNKDNISLKNKDPLSPKNKYFLSSNRDPLSPNNKDPLSLNMDPLTSNNKNLLSPKKDPLSRNNMDPLSPNKKNLLSPNKDYLSPKNKGFLFSNRDHLSPNKYPLSLNNMDPLYPNNKNLLSPNIEHLSPNNKDPLSPNNKDPLSLNNMDPLSPNKKNPLSPNKDHLSPNNKDPLSPIENHLSPNKKQPLAPKNVDPLSPNKKHLLVPNEDLLSPNNKDKISPKNKNKNLSLNNKDPLSLNMDPLTSNNKNLLSPNNEHLSPNKKKLMSPNKNLLSPNKDPLSPKNMDPLPPNKKNLLSPNKDYLSPKNKDFLFSNRDHLSPNKDPLSLNNMDPLSPNNKNRLSPNNEHLSPNNKNLLSPNKDPLSPNNKDPLSLNNMDPLSPNKKNLLSPNKDYLSPNKNLLSPNKDHLSPNKEALSPNNKHPLAPNEDLLSPNNKDNISPKNKNHLSLNKNPLSLNNMGPLSPNKNLLSPNNEHLSPNNKNPLSPTKDHLSPNKKDPLSPNKHPLSPNKHPLVPKNMDPLSPNNKYSLAPNENLLSSNKDSLSPNKDNMFPNSLQLNQEPEVKLNVTGTPFREMSVDDIMHSILDNLPKVGNFSSIENSSSGQHSVVNLEQPRAQYCVGDTLSVQVNMKDYRGNPKAHGGDFILARIHSPKLQASASGQVTDLLNGSYRVSFHLFWPGDVLVSVILIHSSEAVGILRRIRAHNYDKLIYTGVFFSGNKMEGSQCGVRLKSDKPLCEYRKKEDAEYYACIPPKTLPCSTLRILRSRNAPISNMTNDEHFLLSRNNTGIPMNNSFGPVKVISCPAGTHRPTEKCMVGFGMKSPLPTGYFFKNRWSSSSCQTGSFFMADAIKRCLKDKMLKFMGDSTVRQWQETLNLTLKGLKYGEPYDRHITALAVDPVMNITFQWKMHGHPFVSGYNMVNDVCGYISRELDRVTIVDVVVIGVGQHFRPFPLEIFIQRLINMRKAILRLQERSPQTLVVIKLENTREFDSEMTHLSDWYGYEQNLAQKKVFGDLKVVLVDAWDITTAANTFGVHPNHIVVSSEISLALSHLCHDA; encoded by the exons atg aGTGCTCACCCACTACACCGTGCTCTGGTGCCTGGAAGATGTAGAAACAACTTGTTGATCAAGACACTACTTTTAATTTCTATCTTTGCTGTTTcttcttgtatttatttttctagaaCTTACAACTGGACAACCCTGATG ATGTTATTGGACCCTCTGTCCCCAAACAAGAACCATCTGTCCCCCAACAACAAGCACCCTCTGGCCCCCAAAAATGTGGATCCGCTATCCCCCAACAATAAGCACCCTCTGGTGCCCAACGAGGACCTTCTGTCCCTAAACAACAAAGATAACATATCcccaaaaaacaagaacaagaatCTATCCCTCAACAAGGACCCTCTGTCCCTAAACAACATGGATCCTCTGTACCCCAACAACAAGAACCTTCTGTCCCCCAACATTGAGCATCTGTCCCCCAACAACAAGAACCTTCTGTCTCCCAACAAGGACTATCTGTCCCCTAACAAGGACCCACTGTCCCCCATCGAGAACCATCTGTCCCCCAACAAAGAAGCTCCGTCCCCCAACAACAAGCACCCTCTGGCCCCCAACGAGGACCTTCTGTCCCCAAACAACAAAGATAACATATCCCCAAAAAACAAGAACCATCTATCCCTCAAAACCAAGGACCCGCTGTCCCTAAACAACATGggtcctctgtcccccaacaaGAACCTTCTGTCCCCCAACAAGGAGCATCTGTCCCCCAACAACAAGAAGCTTATGTCCCCCAAAAAGGATCCTTTGTCCCGAAACAACATGgatcctctgtcccccaacaaGAAGAACCCTCTGGCCCCCAACGAGGACCTTCTGTCCCCAAACAACAAAGAGAACATATCCCCAAAAAACAAGAACCATCTATCCCTCAACACCAAGGACCCGCTGTCCCTAAACAACATGggtcctctgtcccccaacaaGAACCTTCTGTCCCCCGACAATGAGCATCTGTCCCCCAACAACAAGGACCCTCTTTCCCCCATCAAAGACCATCTGTCCCCCAACAAGAAGGACCCACTGTCTCCCAACAAGCACCCACTGTCCCCCAACAAGCACCCTCTGGTCCCCAAAAATATGGATCCACTATCCCCCAACAACAAGTACTCTCTGTCCCCCAACAAGAACTCTCTGTCCCCAAACAACAAAGATAATATATCCCTCAAAAACAAGGACCCTTTGTCCCCCAAGAACAAATACTTTCTGTCCTCCAACAGGGACCCCCTGTCCCCCAACAACAAGGACCCTCTGTCCCTAAACATGGATCCTCTGACCTCCAACAACAAGAACCTTCTGTCCCCCAAAAAGGATCCTTTGTCCCGAAACAACATGgatcctctgtcccccaacaaGAAGAACCTTCTGTCTCCCAACAAGGACTATCTGTCCCCCAAGAACAAGGGCTTTCTGTTCTCCAACAGAGACCATCTGTCCCCTAACAAGTACCCACTGTCCCTAAACAACATGGATCCTCTGTACCCCAACAACAAGAACCTTCTGTCCCCCAACATTGAGCATCTGTCCCCCAACAACAAGGACCCTTTGTCCCCCAACAACAAGGACCCTCTGTCCCTAAACAACATGgatcctctgtcccccaacaaGAAGAACCCTCTGTCCCCAAACAAGGACCATCTGTCCCCCAACAACAAGGACCCACTGTCCCCCATCGAGAACCATCTGTCCCCCAACAAGAAGCAACCTCTGGCCCCAAAAAATGTGGATCCGCTATCCCCCAACAAGAAGCACCTTCTGGTGCCCAATGAGGACCTTCTGTCCCcaaacaacaaagataagatatccccaaaaaacaagaacaagaatCTATCCCTCAACAACAAGGACCCTCTGTCCCTAAACATGGATCCTCTGACCTCCAACAACAAGAACCTTCTGTCCCCCAACAATGAGCATCTGTCCCCCAACAAGAAGAAGCTTATGTCCCCCAACAAGAACCTTCTGTCCCCCAACAAGGATCCTTTGTCCCCCAAAAACATGGATCCTCTGCCCCCCAACAAGAAGAACCTTCTGTCTCCCAACAAGGACTATCTGTCCCCCAAGAACAAGGACTTTCTGTTCTCCAACAGGGACCATCTGTCCCCTAATAAGGACCCTCTGTCCCTAAACAACATGgatcctctgtcccccaacaaCAAGAACCGCCTGTCCCCCAACAATGAGCATCTGTCCCCCAACAACAAGAACCTTCTGTCCCCCAACAAGGATCCTTTGTCCCCCAACAACAAGGACCCTCTGTCCCTAAACAACATGgatcctctgtcccccaacaaGAAGAACCTTCTGTCTCCCAACAAGGACTATCTGTCTCCCAACAAGAACCTTCTGTCTCCCAACAAGGACCATCTGTCCCCCAACAAAGAAGCTCTGTCCCCCAACAACAAGCACCCTCTGGCCCCCAACGAGGACCTTCTGTCCCCAAACAACAAAGATAACATATCCCCAAAAAACAAGAACCATCTATCCCTCAACAAGAACCCGCTGTCCCTAAACAACATGggtcctctgtcccccaacaaGAACCTTCTGTCCCCCAACAATGAGCATCTGTCCCCCAACAACAAGAACCCTCTTTCCCCCACCAAAGACCATCTGTCCCCCAACAAGAAGGACCCACTGTCTCCCAACAAGCACCCACTGTCCCCCAACAAGCACCCTCTGGTCCCCAAGAATATGGATCCGCTATCCCCCAACAACAAGTACTCTCTGGCTCCCAACGAGAACCTTCTGTCCTCCAACAAGGACTCTCTGTCCCCCAACAAGGACAATATGTTTCCCAACAGCCTGCAGCTGAATCAG GAGCCTGAAGTGAAACTGAATGTAACTGGAACTCCATTCAGAGAGATGTCTGTGGATGACATAATGCATTCAATATTGGACAATCTCCCTAAAGTTGGCAACTTCAGCTCTATCGAAAACTCATCCAGTGGCCAACACAGTGTGGTCAACCTGGAGCAGCCCAGAGCCCAGTACTGTGTGGGGGACACCTTGAGCGTGCAGGTGAACATGAAGGACTACAGGGGGAACCCAAAAGCGCATGGAGGCGACTTCATCCTGGCCCGGATCCACTCTCCCAAACTCCAGGCTTCTGCATCAGGACAAGTCACTGACCTGCTCAATGGCTCCTACCGTGTGAGTTTCCACCTGTTCTGGCCTGGAGACGTACTGGTGTCTGTGATTCTCATACACTCCTCTGAGGCAGTTGGGATCCTCAGGAGAATCCGTGCACACAACTATGATAAGCTGATATACACCGGAGTCTTCTTTAGTGGTAACAAAATGGAGGGATCTCAGTGTGGCGTCCGGCTCAAATCGGACAAGCCCCTCTGCGAGTACAGGAAGAAGGAAGATGCGGAGTACTACGCCTGCATCCCACCCAAAACCCTTCCCTGCAGCACCCTGAGGATCCTGCGCTCAAGAAACGCCCCAATTTCTAACATGACCAATGATGAGCATTTTCTCCTGAGCCG TAACAACACCGGAATACCAATGAATAACAGCTTTGGTCCTGTGAAAGTCATCAGTTGTCCCG CGGGAACCCACAGACCAACTGAAAAGTGCATGGTGGGATTTGGAATGAAGTCCCCTTTACCGACTGGCTACTTCTTTAAAAACAGAtggtcttcctcctcctgccagACTGGCAGCTTCTTCATGGCAGACGCCATTAAGAGATGCCTGAAGGACAAGATGCTGAAATTCATGGGAGACTCCACTGTGCGTCAGTGGCAAGAGACACTCAACCTAACACTGAAAG GTCTGAAATATGGGGAACCATATGACCGTCACATAACTGCCCTGGCTGTGGACCCAGTAATGAACATcacttttcagtggaaaatgcacGGCCATCCTTTTGTCAGTGGCTACAACATGGTTAATGATGTGTGTGGATACATTTCCAGAGAATTAGACCGAGTAACCATTGTTGATGTGGTGGTCATTGGAGTGGGACAGCATTTCAGGCCCTTTCCCCTGGAGATCTTCATCCAGAGGCTGATCAACATGCGGAAGGCCATCCTGAGGCTCCAGGAACGTAGCCCCCAGACCCTCGTCGTCATCAAGCTGGAGAACACCAGGGAGTTCGATTCAGAGATGACTCACCTGAGTGACTGGTATGGCTATGAGCAGAACCTGGCTCAGAAAAAGGTATTCGGGGACCTGAAGGTGGTGCTGGTAGATGCCTGGGACATTACGACAGCGGCTAACACCTTTGGCGTCCACCCCAACCACATTGTTGTTTCCAGTGAGATATCTCTGGCTCTGTCACACCTCTGCCATGATGCATAG